The genome window CAGCCTTTTGGGAAGGCTCCTGATATCGGCCGTCTGTGTCCACAGTTTGTAATGAGATTGACCAATGGCCAGCCCCTGTGCCCGGGCAGACCCTGAATCTACCTATTATGGGAGTCGTCATTCAGGTGAGGGCCAGCTGAAGAGTAAGCTATGCTGGTATTGGTGGGTGGAGTCAGTCTACTCACTTCCTGGcagctgcttccttcctctccaggtGCAGATCCCATCCAGGGTGGACAAGCTAGAATCCAATCCTCCAAAGCATGACCAAGAGGTAGGGGCCTGGGCCTTAGCCTGATTTCTGTTCCTGGGCTGGATGGTTGTCTCTTCTGCCTCGCTAGCCTACTTTGTGGGTGGCCAAACCTAGGCAAAGCCATGGTGGTGGCCAGAGGTGTCTCGTTATGGAGCCTGTGCTTGGGGGCAGGGGAATGGCAGGGGTCCAGGGGCTGCAGGGTGATCATCAAATAGAGCCTTTGCCATGGCCTGACTTATCTTCCCTTCACTCCTCAGAACCTGCTGCCAGCCCCAGTCGTCCTCACTAGTGTCCATGAACTGGATCTGTTCAGGTGAGCTCTGAGGGAGCctacctgaacacacacacaagtgtataTGTCATGCCAAGAGAGGCTGCTCGTCTGAGTGACCCAGAGACCCTTGAGGAAACCTGTGTCCAAGCGTCTGACTTAGAGGGAGTGGGTACAGTGGGCAGGAAGGTTCTGTGCCCAGAGAGGTTGTCAGGGAGACATTGGCTCTCTGAGGTGCCCCTTTGTGCCTTTCCAAATGTCTTCAAGGGAGCCTAGACTTAGAAATGATCTTGTTCCATTCTGGGCCCAGCAGGAGCCAGGGCTTTAGTCCAGAGGCATAAGAGGCAATAGGCGTAGCAGGGCCCTGGATTAGCAGTCCCTCCTGGGACTTTGGATCTTCAGCAGGCTTTCCAGCCCCTCACAGGCAGGGTCCAGGCCAGCATTAGCTCAGGCAGTCTGTCCGAACACGGGCTGAATCTAATGACCCGAGGCTCCACTTGCTCACCACCTTTGTAACAAAGCCATCTGACTGCCCCAATTGCTCTGTCCTGCACCAGGTGCTTCCGGCCAGTGCTGACCCACGTGCAGACCCTGTGGGAGCTCATGCTCCTTGGGGAGCCCCTACTGGTCCTGGCACCTTCGCCCGACGTGTCTTCAGAGCTGGTGCTAGCCCTGACCAGGTACAAACTTTACCCACTAGCCTGTCATGGCTGTGCCTGGTTACCCCAGCCTTACCCATACCTCACTGCCCCCACCCCACAGCTGCCTACAGCCCCTGAAGTTCTGCTGTGACTTCCGCCCCTACTTCACCATTCACGACAGCGAGTTCAAGGAGCTCACGACACGAACGCAGGCTCCGTGAGTACATGTCCTTCCTGCTCTCACATACCACCTCCCCtgggcctctctctgcctcttctctcttttttttttctctctctccctctctagacCAAACGTGGTCCTGGGAGTCACAAACCCTTTCTTTATCAAAACACTCCAGCACTGGCCCCATGTCCTCCGAGTTGGGGAGCCCAAGATGGCAGGTGAGAAGTCCAGGGCCTCACCTGCTTGGTACCTAAGCGGTTTCTGTACCCAATGCCTCTGAGCCCATATTAGGGTACTGAGCCTTGCCTACTGGGTGTATTTCACAGGGGATCTTCCTAAGCAGGTCAAGCTTAAAAAACCCTCTCGGCTGAAGACCCTCGACACCAAGCCAGGTCTGTGCCTCCCTCTTGGGCCTCAGCCCCATCTACCCTGGCAAGGCCTGTCCTGCACTTGGTAGATCCATCCCGTGGTGATGGCCAGGCCTTCTGACTCTTTTTCTTCGGACTCAGGCCCCATGGTGACAGGTGGGGGGGCACTGTCTTCTTTAGCAGGTCCCTTGAGTCTTGGGACGGATGGGGTGAGAGATATGCAGGTTCTCAAGGGAATGGGGCTGTAGGCAGATGAGACAGCCATCTTCATCACCAGAGCTGTGGGAGTGTGGGAGGGAGGCTGAATGGACAGCCACAGCTCTGACCTCCCGTCAGGCCTCTACACCTCATATACTGCCCACCTCCACCGAGACAAAGCGCTGCTTAAACGACTGCTCAAGGTAGAGGCTGTTGGGTGGGGCCTGGATGTGGGGACTTGGTGTGGTGTGGAAGGTGCAGGGTTACCCAGTCAGTACTGAGACCCGGTCCCCTGCTCCCCCCTGCAGGGCGTACAGAAGAAACGGCCGTGGGACACGCTGAGCGCCCTGCTGAGGCGCCACCTCCTAGAGCTCACACAGAGTTTCATCATTCCTCTGGTGAGACAGGCAGGGGTGCGCCAGCAAATGGGCGTGAGGGGAGATAGCCGGGGGCGGTGACGGCAGAGGCTGTGACCACAGAGCTTGTGGCCCACGTTCATTCCCTGTTCCTTACCCTTCAGGAACACTACATGGCCAGCCTCATGCCACTGCAGAAGAGCATCACACCCTGGAAGGTAGAGCCCGGGGTCTTCCGGGGAGGGTCATTTCTGTCCCCATACCAAGAAGGGAAGGCCTGAGGCAGGTGTCCACATGGAACAGAGAGGGTGCCTATGATGCCGGAGCCACCAGGGCACAAAGTTGACACTGTGCCTGCCTAGTGTCCCCCCCCACAGGGCAGAGAAATGAGGACTGCAAGGAGGGGCACTGACAGAGCTCCTGAAGGGCTGTCCAGGGATCTGTCCCAAGCAGGGTGGGGTGAAGATCTCCAGAGATAACCTGGGGGGAGGGTCCCATCCTGCTGAAAGGCAGGGCCTGTGCTCTTCAGCACCCAGCTCATACGACCTTTGTCTCAGAGCCCCCCCCAGATCTGCCCCTTCCGCCAGGATGATTTCCTGCGTAGCCTGGAGCATGCAGGACCCCAGCTCACCTGCATCCTCAAGGGCGACTGGCTGGGCCTCTACAGGTGGGAAAACACCTGCCACGGACGGCTGTGGGTGGCCCCCAAGTACACTAGGACAGCCCCTTAGCTGCCTCTTGCCATCACAGGCGTTTTTTCAAGTCCCCCCATTTTGATGGCTGGTATCGGCAACGACACAAAGAGATGGCCCAGAAGCTGGAGGCTCTGCACCTGGAAGCTATTTGTGAGGCGGTgagggaaggcagagggagggggtAGGTGCAGGCCCAGGGTGAGTGGGAGGCTTGGCGAGAAGAACCTGAAATGTCCCTAACAGAACATCGAGGCCTGGATGCAGGACAAGTCGGAGGTGGAAGTGGTGGACCTAGTCCTGAAACTTAGGGAGAAGCTGGTGAGAAGACATTGTACTGCCCAGCGTCCCCCCGCCAGGCCGGAAGGACATCCGCCCCTTACTACCATTGTCCCTCCAGGTGCGGGCACAGGGCCACCAACTCCCTGTGAAGGAGGTGACACTGCAGCGGGCTCAGCTGTACATCGATACAGTCATTGGCTCCCTGCCCAAGGACCTGCAAGCAGTCCTGTGCCCTCCCTAGGACAGGGCGAACCTGTGTGGTCCTGGGGGCCTAAGTCTGCCAAGTTCCCTCTCCCTTGAAGGCAGGCCTCCACCAAGCTGGAGCTTCCAGCCTTGGGCTCCTACCTCGGCTTCAGCTCCCTTGCGGAACCACCGTTGTCCCAGCAGTAAAATGACATTTGGAATGACAGTCTGGTCCCTGACTATTGGGGATTCTGTGCTGGCACTGTCTCACTCCTTCCTGGGCCCCACCTGTCCTTCACAGCCGGACATGGGAGTGGGCTAGTAGCCCTCACTGCTGTAGGTGCCTTCACCACCTGCCCCCTCCTGGCTCCCATCTGCCCGCACTCCGGGATGCCTTGTGTTGTGGGTCCTTTAGCCCAGCAGGCTTCTCACCTCAGGACAGAGGGAGGCAGCTGCCAGGGGCAGCCCTTCTCCTTTACAAGTCCACTCATTCCCTCTTCTGCAGAGTGATGGCTACTTCTCAGAGGCAGCTACTTGAGGGGGCAGAAGCTCTTTGTCCTGTGAGGACCTAAATCTCTTTCCTGCTGTGATTGGTCAGGGTGAGAGGGATGGTGTGGGGCCTGGCACTCCACTTGGGGAAAAGCAAGCCCAGGCTGTGCTTTGAGGTCCTCACCATAGTCCTTGTTCCTTTTCTTGGAACAGCCCCCTGGACACCTGCCCCATGCATTTCACCCAGGCTGCCAAGGGATACTCCagcttcccccccacccccgtgtctGCCCCTCCCCTTGAAGCTTGAGAGGCTTTGGGCtatagcctgctgctgctgcattcTCTGCTGTCTTGGCCTTAGGGTATAATTGATCTCTTAGGCAGAGGTGTCTCTTGGAGGTGCTCTAATTAGGAAAGGGCTCAGTGTTCCCAGGGGGTTAAGCATGCCaagccttcctcttccttcaagGCTCTATCCTGGCTTCAGCCCTTTCCCTCAGAACCACCTTTGTACCAGCAGTAAAAAACATTTTGGAACCATATCCTGGTCCCTAAATGTTGAAGGAGTCTGTGCTGGCTGTGTCTTACCTCTTCCTGGATTGGATACTGTTGTGCAGTACCCCAAACCTGGGTACAGTGAGTTACAAATGTTCTAACCCAGCACAAAACAGGGCCCTTTGGAGCTGCAGCCAAACCCCAGCTGACTATCAGAAACCTGTAGGTGGATCTCTTGACTACTTAGACTCCTCTTCTGAGAGACTGGGTTATGACTATGGCTCAGTGGACAGTGTTGGGCAGGAGCAGGGAAAGGGCATTCAGAGAGAATAGATTGTACATCCTACAATCCTTTAAAGGGGTGCTAGCAAAGTAAGCTggtttagagacaaggtttccctgtgtagccttggctatcctggaactccctccgtagaccaggctggccttgaactcacagcagtcctactgggattaaaagcgtgtgtcACCAATGCCCAGCCAAGCTTTTGCTTTCTTAAAGCGCTCCCATGCAGCATAACCTGTTCTGTGTTCTTTGGACTCCTTAATCAAACCCTCAAGTATGTACTTCCTTGCCCTTCCCCAAGTGATCCTTGCCAAGTGCAAATACAACAAAGGCATTCCAGTGTTAacagttcccagcaccagcacGGTCCATGTGCTCATTTGTTTATCCCTGACAGCTTGTCACACTGTGCCCACTTTACAGGTGAGGAATCAGACAAGGTAGACGCGATGAAGGTGTGCA of Meriones unguiculatus strain TT.TT164.6M chromosome 8, Bangor_MerUng_6.1, whole genome shotgun sequence contains these proteins:
- the Dennd6b gene encoding protein DENND6B isoform X1 encodes the protein MEVPVGTRPQEAGEGLGGTRSMSSGRAARASAVPWARFSAWLECVCVVTFDLELGQALELVYPSDFRLTDKEKSSICYLSFPDSHSGCLGDTQFSFRMRQCGGQRSLWHVDDGPYNNKAPLALQREPAHYLGYVYFRQVKDSSVKRGYFQKSLVLVSRLPFVRLFQSLLSLIAPEYFEKLTPCLEAVCNEIDQWPAPVPGQTLNLPIMGVVIQVQIPSRVDKLESNPPKHDQENLLPAPVVLTSVHELDLFRCFRPVLTHVQTLWELMLLGEPLLVLAPSPDVSSELVLALTSCLQPLKFCCDFRPYFTIHDSEFKELTTRTQAPPNVVLGVTNPFFIKTLQHWPHVLRVGEPKMAGDLPKQVKLKKPSRLKTLDTKPGLYTSYTAHLHRDKALLKRLLKGVQKKRPWDTLSALLRRHLLELTQSFIIPLEHYMASLMPLQKSITPWKSPPQICPFRQDDFLRSLEHAGPQLTCILKGDWLGLYRRFFKSPHFDGWYRQRHKEMAQKLEALHLEAICEANIEAWMQDKSEVEVVDLVLKLREKLVRAQGHQLPVKEVTLQRAQLYIDTVIGSLPKDLQAVLCPP
- the Dennd6b gene encoding protein DENND6B isoform X2, which codes for MEVPVGTRPQEAGEGLGGTRSMSSGRAARASAVPWARFSAWLECVCVVTFDLELGQALELVYPSDFRLTDKEKSSICYLSFPDSHSGCLGDTQFSFRMRQCGGQRSLWHVDDGPYNNKAPLALQREPAHYLGYVYFRQVKDSSVKRGYFQKSLVLVSRLPFVRLFQSLLSLIAPEYFEKLTPCLEAVCNEIDQWPAPVPGQTLNLPIMGVVIQVQIPSRVDKLESNPPKHDQENLLPAPVVLTSVHELDLFRCFRPVLTHVQTLWELMLLGEPLLVLAPSPDVSSELVLALTSCLQPLKFCCDFRPYFTIHDSEFKELTTRTQAPPNVVLGVTNPFFIKTLQHWPHVLRVGEPKMAGDLPKQVKLKKPSRLKTLDTKPGLYTSYTAHLHRDKALLKRLLKGVQKKRPWDTLSALLRRHLLELTQSFIIPLEHYMASLMPLQKSITPWKDDFLRSLEHAGPQLTCILKGDWLGLYRRFFKSPHFDGWYRQRHKEMAQKLEALHLEAICEANIEAWMQDKSEVEVVDLVLKLREKLVRAQGHQLPVKEVTLQRAQLYIDTVIGSLPKDLQAVLCPP